A section of the Candidatus Nitrosacidococcus sp. I8 genome encodes:
- the gatC gene encoding Asp-tRNA(Asn)/Glu-tRNA(Gln) amidotransferase subunit GatC translates to MTLKPSDVERIAYLARLDINTKDIPAYTENLSHILEFVAQMDQVDVSGITPISHPLGAHQRLRSDEVTETDKREVFQINAPSVEAGVYLVPKVIE, encoded by the coding sequence ATGACACTAAAACCCTCTGATGTTGAGCGTATCGCATACTTAGCACGGCTTGACATTAACACTAAAGATATTCCAGCTTACACTGAAAATTTGAGCCATATTCTTGAGTTTGTTGCACAAATGGATCAAGTAGATGTCTCAGGTATAACACCTATTTCCCATCCCTTAGGTGCTCATCAACGACTACGTTCTGATGAAGTGACAGAGACAGATAAGCGAGAAGTATTTCAAATAAATGCTCCTAGCGTTGAAGCTGGTGTTTATCTTGTCCCTAAGGTTATTGAATAA
- the rpmB gene encoding 50S ribosomal protein L28 — MSKVCQVTGKRPMSGNNVSHANNKTRRRFLPNLHHHKLWVESEKRWVRLRISSKGLRIIDKLGIDHVLSDIRARGERV, encoded by the coding sequence ATGTCAAAGGTATGTCAGGTAACAGGGAAACGCCCTATGAGTGGTAATAATGTTTCCCACGCTAATAATAAAACAAGGCGTCGTTTTTTACCTAATCTTCACCATCATAAATTATGGGTAGAAAGTGAAAAGCGCTGGGTAAGATTAAGGATAAGCAGTAAAGGGCTTCGTATTATTGATAAACTAGGGATTGATCACGTTTTATCTGATATACGTGCTCGTGGAGAAAGGGTATAA
- a CDS encoding NAD-dependent epimerase, with product MTKTVVTGSAGFIGSALTKKLLDRGDEVIGIDNINNYYDVNLKLARLAHFQSHPAFTEARIHLEDRAAIDSLFAQHKPQRVVNLAAQAGVRYSLENPYSYVDSNLQGFINILENCRHHEIEHLVFASSSSVYGANTKMPYSTHDNVDHPLSLYAATKKANELMAHSYSHLYRLPTTGLRFFTVYGPWGRPDMALFKFTRNILKNKPIDIYNYGNHQRDFTYIDDIVEGVIRTLDHIPSPDSSWNGNHPNSSSSTAPYRLYNIGNHQPVELLEFIRTLEECLGRTAEKNMLPMQAGDVPATYADVDDLMKDVGFCPATSIQDGITNFVAWYKDYFKI from the coding sequence ATGACAAAAACTGTAGTTACTGGCAGTGCTGGTTTTATTGGATCAGCGTTGACTAAAAAATTACTTGATAGGGGCGATGAAGTTATCGGGATTGATAACATCAATAACTATTATGATGTAAATTTGAAACTCGCTCGTCTTGCTCACTTTCAATCCCATCCTGCTTTTACTGAAGCCCGTATTCACTTAGAGGATCGAGCTGCAATAGATTCTTTATTTGCTCAACATAAACCTCAACGAGTTGTTAACTTAGCAGCTCAGGCAGGCGTTCGTTATTCCTTAGAAAATCCTTATTCCTATGTGGATAGTAATTTACAGGGATTTATTAATATCTTAGAAAATTGTCGTCACCATGAAATTGAACATCTTGTATTTGCTTCTAGTAGTTCTGTTTATGGGGCAAATACAAAAATGCCCTATTCTACCCATGATAATGTAGATCATCCTTTGAGTCTTTATGCGGCTACTAAAAAAGCCAATGAACTCATGGCTCATAGCTATAGCCATCTTTATCGTCTACCTACTACGGGGTTACGTTTTTTTACCGTATATGGTCCTTGGGGACGACCAGATATGGCACTTTTTAAATTTACCCGTAATATTCTTAAAAATAAACCTATTGATATTTATAACTATGGAAATCACCAGCGAGATTTTACCTACATTGATGATATCGTTGAGGGTGTCATTCGTACCCTAGATCATATTCCAAGTCCTGATTCTAGCTGGAATGGAAATCACCCAAACTCCAGCTCAAGTACTGCACCCTATCGTTTATATAACATTGGTAATCATCAGCCAGTAGAGCTTTTAGAGTTTATTCGAACTTTAGAGGAATGTTTAGGGCGTACCGCAGAAAAGAATATGCTACCAATGCAGGCAGGGGATGTACCAGCAACTTATGCAGATGTAGATGATTTAATGAAAGATGTAGGGTTTTGTCCTGCTACCTCTATTCAAGATGGGATAACTAATTTTGTTGCTTGGTATAAGGATTATTTTAAAATCTAA
- a CDS encoding transposase, translating into MFFGLLNLSFWGYVAVALLLTHITIISVTIYLHRHQAHRALDLHPWLAHFFRFWLWLTTGIITKQWVAVHRKHHAKCESQDDPHSPQILGINRVLWQGADVYRISAKDQKTNDQYGHGTPDDWMENHLYAKHGNSGIVLMLLLDLVLFGVSGVLVWVVQMIWIPFFAAGVINGLGHYWGYRSYEVVDASTNLIPWGILIGGEELHNNHHAYGSSAKLSSKWYEFDIGWMYIRLFKALGLIKVKKVAPKLRVRFDKRDVDQDTVRAVIAHRFHLITTYGKKVIIPVLKEEANHFSGKQLYQQAKNWLIRNSVLVDSKDQAKLANMIQQNQKLETVYRFRQQLQGIWTQAWSNQEALLQALQEWCRQAEQSGIKALEDFAFSLKGYSLQQA; encoded by the coding sequence ATGTTTTTTGGTCTACTCAATTTATCCTTTTGGGGATATGTAGCAGTTGCACTACTATTAACCCATATAACAATTATTAGTGTAACGATTTACCTTCATCGACATCAAGCTCATCGTGCCTTAGACCTTCATCCGTGGCTTGCTCATTTTTTTAGATTCTGGCTTTGGCTAACCACGGGTATTATTACAAAACAATGGGTAGCAGTACATCGTAAACATCATGCCAAATGCGAAAGCCAAGACGATCCTCATAGTCCACAAATTTTAGGAATTAATAGAGTACTTTGGCAAGGTGCTGATGTATACCGGATATCAGCCAAAGATCAAAAAACAAATGACCAGTACGGTCATGGTACCCCAGATGACTGGATGGAAAATCATCTCTATGCAAAGCATGGTAATTCAGGCATTGTCCTTATGTTACTATTGGACTTAGTACTATTTGGTGTGTCTGGAGTTTTAGTGTGGGTAGTTCAAATGATTTGGATTCCTTTCTTTGCAGCAGGTGTGATTAATGGCTTGGGTCACTATTGGGGATATCGTAGTTATGAAGTGGTAGACGCTTCTACTAATCTTATTCCTTGGGGAATTTTGATTGGTGGAGAAGAATTACATAACAACCATCATGCTTATGGCAGCTCAGCGAAGCTTTCTTCAAAATGGTATGAGTTTGATATTGGCTGGATGTATATCCGTCTGTTTAAAGCATTAGGTTTAATTAAAGTAAAGAAAGTTGCCCCTAAATTACGTGTTCGGTTTGATAAACGGGATGTTGATCAGGATACCGTGCGTGCGGTCATTGCTCATCGGTTTCACTTGATTACCACTTATGGTAAGAAAGTGATTATCCCTGTACTTAAGGAAGAGGCTAATCACTTCTCAGGTAAGCAGTTATATCAGCAAGCTAAGAACTGGCTCATCCGTAATAGCGTCTTGGTAGATTCTAAAGATCAAGCAAAACTGGCTAACATGATCCAGCAGAACCAAAAATTAGAAACGGTTTATCGCTTCCGTCAACAATTGCAGGGAATTTGGACCCAAGCTTGGTCAAACCAAGAAGCTCTCCTACAAGCCCTTCAAGAATGGTGCCGTCAAGCAGAACAATCTGGGATTAAAGCTCTTGAGGATTTTGCCTTTTCTCTTAAAGGATATTCTCTACAGCAAGCATAA
- the tviB gene encoding Vi polysaccharide biosynthesis UDP-N-acetylglucosamine C-6 dehydrogenase TviB: protein MQTLTQVHIGIIGLGYVGLPLAVEFGKKFPTLGFDINSKRISELKSGLDRTLEVEPELLAQAHQLQYTDTIQDLAVCNVYIVTVPTPIDEHKRPDFKPLESASRTVGKVLKKGDTVVFESTVYPGATEEVCVPILEKESGLIYNQDFFAGYSPERINPGDKEHRVTSILKVTSGSTPEVSEFVNNLYASIITAGTHKASSIRVAEAAKVIENTQRDVNIALINELAMLFYRLGIDTQEVLAAAGTKWNFLPFRPGLVGGHCIGIDPYYLTHKAQAVGYQPEMILAGRRINDSMGGYVANQVVKLMTQNRLHVVDSRILILGLTFKEDCPDLRNTRVIDIIADLESYHAQVDVYDPWVDAKEAQDEYGLAIVTDLRQNYYDGIILAVAHHQFKEMGIERIRALGKSKSILYDVKHLLPKEGVDGRL from the coding sequence ATGCAAACACTTACTCAAGTACATATTGGTATTATTGGTTTAGGTTATGTAGGGTTACCTTTAGCTGTAGAGTTTGGTAAAAAATTTCCTACCCTAGGATTTGATATTAACTCTAAACGTATCTCTGAGCTAAAATCAGGGTTGGATCGTACCCTAGAAGTAGAACCTGAACTATTAGCTCAAGCTCACCAGCTTCAATACACAGATACGATACAAGATCTCGCTGTCTGTAATGTATATATCGTCACTGTGCCTACTCCCATTGATGAGCATAAGCGCCCAGATTTTAAGCCTTTAGAATCAGCGAGCCGCACTGTAGGAAAGGTATTAAAAAAAGGAGATACAGTTGTTTTTGAATCTACTGTTTATCCTGGAGCCACTGAAGAAGTATGCGTTCCTATTTTAGAAAAAGAATCTGGACTCATTTATAATCAAGATTTTTTTGCAGGTTATAGTCCAGAGCGGATTAATCCAGGGGATAAAGAACACCGAGTAACTTCTATTCTTAAAGTTACTTCAGGATCAACACCAGAGGTGTCAGAATTTGTAAATAATCTTTATGCTAGCATAATCACTGCAGGTACTCATAAGGCAAGTAGTATTCGTGTTGCAGAGGCAGCAAAGGTTATTGAAAATACTCAAAGAGATGTCAATATTGCTTTAATCAATGAACTGGCTATGCTGTTTTATCGCTTAGGAATTGATACTCAAGAAGTGCTCGCAGCAGCAGGAACGAAATGGAATTTTCTTCCCTTTCGTCCCGGTCTTGTAGGAGGGCATTGCATTGGGATTGATCCTTACTATCTTACCCATAAAGCACAGGCAGTAGGCTATCAGCCTGAAATGATTTTAGCAGGCCGCCGAATTAATGATAGTATGGGTGGCTATGTAGCTAATCAGGTCGTCAAACTCATGACCCAAAATCGTCTCCATGTAGTTGATAGCAGGATTCTTATTTTAGGTCTTACTTTTAAAGAAGATTGTCCTGACTTGAGAAATACGAGAGTCATTGACATTATTGCTGATCTGGAAAGTTATCATGCTCAAGTTGATGTATATGATCCTTGGGTGGATGCTAAAGAGGCACAAGATGAATATGGACTTGCCATAGTCACTGATTTACGTCAAAACTACTATGATGGAATTATTCTAGCTGTTGCTCACCATCAATTTAAAGAAATGGGGATTGAACGTATACGAGCATTAGGAAAGTCTAAAAGTATTCTCTACGATGTAAAACATCTTTTACCTAAAGAAGGCGTTGATGGTCGACTTTAA
- a CDS encoding septal ring lytic transglycosylase RlpA family protein, with translation MKYSTLVIFSLFLSILSVVSCSNPNLINQYNRKYIPPYRPAYNEDNNSELIHPPKSKVKFDKEIASSYEIDGHRYYTFKNCLGFEEAGTASWYGGTFHGRTTANGETYNMYGMTAAHRSLPFECYVLVTNLNNGRQVVVKINDRGPFYNNRVIDLSYTAALKLDLVNPGTGPVEVRAITLETVDKKKPASKNFYIQVGSFQNRSAATELQKKVQTTIQFPVEINSALQQQALLHQVRIGPISDEKIFHNLIQELPSMGFSDYVIIQ, from the coding sequence ATGAAATATAGTACGCTTGTTATTTTTTCATTATTTCTATCTATCCTCTCAGTGGTTTCCTGTAGCAATCCTAATCTAATTAATCAATATAATAGAAAATATATTCCCCCTTACAGACCTGCTTATAACGAAGATAATAATTCTGAATTGATTCATCCTCCTAAGTCAAAAGTAAAGTTTGATAAAGAGATTGCTTCCTCTTATGAGATAGATGGGCACCGCTACTATACATTTAAAAATTGCTTAGGATTTGAGGAAGCAGGTACTGCTTCTTGGTATGGTGGTACATTTCATGGTCGTACCACAGCTAATGGAGAAACCTATAATATGTATGGTATGACGGCAGCTCATCGTAGTTTGCCTTTTGAATGTTACGTGCTAGTTACAAACTTAAATAATGGTCGCCAGGTTGTCGTAAAAATTAATGATCGAGGCCCTTTTTACAATAATCGTGTTATTGATCTCTCCTATACCGCAGCTTTAAAGCTTGATTTAGTAAATCCTGGAACTGGCCCAGTTGAAGTGCGAGCAATAACACTCGAAACTGTAGATAAGAAAAAGCCAGCTTCTAAAAATTTTTATATTCAAGTGGGATCTTTTCAAAATCGAAGTGCTGCTACTGAGTTACAAAAAAAAGTACAGACTACTATTCAATTTCCGGTAGAAATTAATTCTGCTCTACAGCAGCAAGCACTGCTCCATCAAGTGCGGATTGGCCCCATCTCTGACGAGAAAATATTTCACAATTTAATTCAAGAACTCCCGAGTATGGGTTTTTCTGACTATGTCATTATTCAATAA
- the gatA gene encoding Asp-tRNA(Asn)/Glu-tRNA(Gln) amidotransferase subunit GatA, with protein MHNKSLVQLAKALRAGEFTSQELTQHYLDRIEQFDKDLNSFITIASDSAITQAKVADTLLQRNKGGPLTGIPIAHKDIFCTAGVKTSCGSKMLDNFIAPYDATVVTQLKAAGVVLLGKTNMDEFAMGSSNETSFYGSVKNPWDHNRVPGGSSGGSAAAVAARLTPMATGTDTGGSIRQPASLCGITGLKPTYGRVSRYGMIAFASSLDQGGPMTRTAEDAALLLSSMAGFDKKDSTSLNEPVPSYLDFLENSLKDVKIGIPKEYFGEALSADVGAVIESGIKEFEKLGAQIKEISLPNSQLVAPTYYVVAPAECSSNLSRYDGVRFGHRCGDPKDLLDLYCRSRGEGFGAEVKRRILIGTYVLSAGYYDAYYLKAQKLRHLISNDFKEAFNQVDVIISPTSPSPAFKLGEKVADPVAMYLADIYTIGANLAGLPAISIPAGISHELPVGLQIIGNYFEESKLLNMAHRYQQNTDWHLKTPKGY; from the coding sequence ATGCATAATAAATCCTTAGTTCAGCTGGCTAAAGCTCTTAGAGCGGGTGAGTTCACCAGCCAAGAGTTGACTCAGCACTACCTTGATCGGATTGAACAATTTGATAAGGATTTAAATAGCTTTATCACTATAGCTTCTGATTCTGCAATTACACAGGCGAAAGTTGCTGATACGTTACTACAAAGAAATAAGGGTGGACCGTTGACAGGTATCCCTATTGCCCATAAAGATATTTTTTGCACTGCAGGGGTCAAGACAAGCTGTGGCTCTAAAATGCTAGATAATTTTATTGCACCCTATGATGCTACTGTAGTAACTCAGCTTAAAGCGGCGGGTGTTGTGTTACTAGGTAAGACAAATATGGATGAGTTTGCTATGGGCTCTAGTAATGAGACAAGTTTCTATGGCTCGGTAAAAAATCCTTGGGATCATAATAGGGTGCCTGGTGGCTCCTCTGGTGGTTCTGCAGCAGCAGTAGCTGCAAGATTAACACCTATGGCTACAGGGACGGATACAGGAGGATCGATTCGTCAACCTGCTTCTTTATGCGGTATTACTGGCTTAAAGCCTACTTACGGTCGGGTATCTCGCTATGGGATGATTGCATTTGCCTCAAGTCTTGATCAAGGCGGCCCTATGACGCGTACTGCTGAGGATGCTGCTTTATTATTAAGTAGTATGGCAGGGTTTGATAAAAAAGATTCTACATCTCTCAATGAACCAGTACCCTCCTATCTTGATTTTCTTGAAAATAGCCTTAAAGACGTGAAAATTGGAATTCCTAAAGAATATTTTGGTGAAGCATTATCCGCAGATGTGGGTGCGGTTATTGAGAGCGGAATTAAGGAATTTGAAAAATTAGGTGCTCAAATTAAAGAAATTAGCTTACCTAATAGCCAACTGGTAGCACCTACTTATTATGTAGTAGCTCCTGCAGAGTGTTCTTCAAACCTTTCTCGATATGATGGGGTTCGCTTTGGTCATCGTTGTGGCGATCCTAAAGATTTGCTTGATCTCTATTGTCGATCTCGAGGAGAGGGATTTGGTGCTGAAGTTAAACGTCGTATTTTAATAGGTACGTATGTACTCTCTGCGGGCTATTATGATGCTTATTATCTTAAAGCACAAAAGTTACGCCATCTTATTAGCAATGATTTTAAGGAAGCATTTAACCAAGTAGATGTAATTATTAGTCCGACCTCGCCTTCTCCTGCTTTTAAGCTTGGAGAGAAGGTGGCTGATCCAGTTGCAATGTATTTAGCTGATATTTACACCATTGGGGCAAATTTAGCAGGGCTACCGGCAATTTCAATTCCGGCTGGAATAAGCCATGAATTACCGGTAGGATTACAAATTATAGGTAATTATTTTGAGGAATCCAAATTGCTTAATATGGCACATCGCTATCAGCAAAACACTGACTGGCATCTAAAAACTCCGAAAGGATATTAA
- a CDS encoding D-alanyl-D-alanine carboxypeptidase family protein, with amino-acid sequence MKLHHFFIWHVFFLLFANTIAFGETIIPVPDPPSISARSYVLEDFKTGQIIAESQADQRVAPASITKLMTAYIVFSELKRGNLHLEDQVLISEHAWRTGGSRTFIEVNTQIPVEILIKGMVIQSGNDASVALAEHIAGTEEVFAAIMNQQAQKLGMTGSHFMNSTGLPSDNHYATARDISTLARAIIQDFPEYYGWFSQESFTYNGIAQYNRDTLLKRDPSVDGLKTGYTKAAGYCLVSSAKREDMRLISVIMRSKSPQSRANEALALLNYGFRFYETNNIYSALEPITNTSVRRGAEKEISLGVAHDLAVVLPRGQWKKLSSAIQVTNPIIAPIKKGEELGAITVKFKGDPILEKPLIALTAIPEGNRWQKMSDWVSSLFSKETP; translated from the coding sequence ATGAAATTACACCACTTCTTTATTTGGCATGTTTTTTTCTTGCTCTTTGCAAATACAATTGCTTTTGGAGAGACGATAATACCTGTTCCAGATCCTCCCTCTATAAGTGCTAGATCCTATGTCTTAGAGGATTTTAAAACGGGGCAAATTATTGCAGAATCTCAAGCAGATCAGAGAGTTGCTCCTGCTAGTATCACAAAGCTAATGACCGCTTATATAGTATTTAGTGAACTTAAACGGGGTAACCTCCACTTAGAAGATCAAGTACTTATTAGCGAACATGCTTGGAGAACGGGGGGATCGCGTACTTTTATCGAAGTTAATACCCAGATACCTGTAGAAATATTGATTAAAGGCATGGTGATTCAATCAGGTAATGATGCTAGTGTTGCCCTAGCAGAGCATATTGCAGGTACAGAAGAAGTATTTGCTGCCATAATGAATCAACAAGCACAAAAACTAGGTATGACTGGATCTCACTTTATGAACAGTACAGGATTGCCTAGTGATAATCATTATGCGACTGCACGAGATATCTCTACTCTAGCACGAGCCATTATTCAGGATTTTCCTGAATACTATGGTTGGTTCTCTCAAGAGAGTTTTACCTATAATGGTATTGCTCAATATAATCGAGATACTCTTTTAAAAAGAGATCCTAGCGTGGATGGTCTTAAAACAGGATACACTAAGGCAGCAGGCTATTGCTTGGTCTCCTCAGCAAAGAGAGAAGATATGCGATTAATTTCTGTAATTATGAGATCGAAAAGCCCACAATCACGTGCCAATGAGGCACTTGCCCTATTAAATTATGGATTTCGTTTCTATGAAACTAATAATATTTATAGTGCTCTAGAGCCTATTACTAACACCTCAGTACGTAGAGGTGCTGAAAAGGAAATATCATTAGGGGTTGCTCATGATTTAGCAGTAGTACTTCCCCGGGGACAATGGAAAAAATTATCCTCAGCGATTCAAGTGACAAACCCTATTATTGCACCTATAAAAAAAGGAGAAGAGCTAGGAGCAATTACTGTTAAATTTAAAGGCGACCCAATTCTTGAAAAACCTTTAATAGCATTAACCGCTATCCCAGAAGGAAATCGATGGCAAAAAATGTCTGACTGGGTTTCGTCTCTCTTTTCTAAAGAAACACCTTGA
- a CDS encoding D-amino acid aminotransferase, producing the protein MPIVYLNGAFLPLTEAKVSVLDRGFLLADGIYEVIPAYGKHFFRLHAHLDRLEHSLQGIHLENPMSLDQWQSILQQLILQNEGLDQAVYLQITRGVAPRDHAFPKDIQPTVFAMSNPIKSVPEHWLQKGISTITLEDIRWQWCHIKSIALLANVLLRQEAVATGMQEAILLKDDQVTEGAASNVFIVTDEQLRTPPVSSELLSGITRDLVLELAREANISCEEAKISTHDLHHADEIWLTSSTREILPVTTLNGAPVGTGKPGIKWQQLNHHYQAYKEKIRLGMYQS; encoded by the coding sequence ATGCCGATTGTCTATCTTAATGGAGCATTCCTGCCTTTAACAGAGGCTAAAGTTTCTGTATTGGATCGAGGATTTTTACTTGCTGATGGAATTTATGAGGTTATTCCAGCTTATGGAAAACATTTTTTTCGACTGCACGCTCATTTAGATCGGCTTGAGCATAGCTTACAAGGTATTCATTTAGAAAATCCTATGTCCTTAGATCAATGGCAATCTATTTTACAGCAACTTATTTTACAAAATGAAGGACTAGATCAAGCAGTTTATTTGCAAATTACTCGAGGTGTTGCACCACGGGATCACGCTTTTCCTAAGGACATTCAACCTACTGTGTTTGCCATGAGTAACCCCATTAAATCTGTTCCAGAGCATTGGCTACAGAAGGGTATCAGTACAATTACTTTAGAAGATATTCGCTGGCAATGGTGCCATATTAAATCTATCGCATTATTAGCTAATGTATTGTTACGCCAAGAAGCAGTAGCTACTGGAATGCAGGAAGCGATTTTATTAAAAGATGATCAAGTTACTGAAGGAGCAGCAAGTAATGTATTTATTGTCACAGACGAGCAACTAAGAACACCACCGGTAAGCTCTGAATTACTCTCCGGTATTACTCGGGATTTGGTGCTGGAACTCGCAAGAGAGGCAAATATTTCTTGTGAAGAGGCTAAAATTTCTACTCATGATTTACACCATGCAGATGAAATTTGGCTGACTAGCTCAACCCGAGAGATTTTACCAGTGACTACATTAAATGGAGCTCCAGTAGGTACTGGAAAACCCGGAATTAAGTGGCAACAACTTAATCATCATTATCAAGCCTATAAAGAAAAAATACGTCTAGGAATGTATCAGAGCTAG
- the rpmG gene encoding 50S ribosomal protein L33, which yields MRDKIKLVSSAGTGHYYTTTKNKRTTPEKLEMKKYDPVVRKHVLYKEAKIK from the coding sequence ATGCGAGATAAAATTAAATTAGTTTCTAGTGCAGGCACTGGTCACTACTATACGACTACTAAAAATAAACGCACCACTCCAGAGAAGTTAGAGATGAAAAAATACGATCCTGTAGTGCGCAAACATGTGCTTTATAAAGAGGCAAAAATTAAGTAA
- the mltB gene encoding lytic murein transglycosylase B, whose product MNKYIFFVLFFALFITTTVTAENSSVEVTQFIHHMVKRYQFDESELDQLFEKAKINENILRLISKPAEKSKPWSEYRSILVTPKRIKDGISFWRMNRDILSRAQQKFGVPAEIITAIIGIESSYGSNAGKYHVFDSLFTLGFHYPSRGKFFRQQLEEFLLLTREEKRDPYWFMGSYAGAMGYIQFMPDSFRSYAVDFDQDGRRDIWGNSTDAIGSVANFLKQKGGWQAGTPIAQMINPGNVDYQPWLHQGLKPSIPLQDLIRQGIKIPGLQPTFKDKLVAVFELEGLKQTQVLLGFYNFYAITRYNPSLFYATAVYQLAEEIKQQVQQE is encoded by the coding sequence ATGAATAAATATATTTTTTTTGTTTTATTTTTTGCCTTATTCATTACGACTACAGTTACTGCTGAGAATAGCTCAGTTGAGGTAACTCAATTCATTCATCATATGGTAAAGCGATATCAGTTTGACGAATCTGAATTAGATCAATTATTTGAAAAGGCAAAAATTAATGAAAATATATTACGACTTATCTCAAAGCCAGCAGAAAAAAGTAAGCCTTGGAGCGAGTATCGTAGTATTTTAGTGACTCCTAAGCGTATTAAGGATGGTATAAGTTTTTGGAGAATGAATCGAGATATTCTATCCAGAGCACAGCAAAAATTTGGCGTTCCTGCAGAAATTATTACTGCAATTATCGGTATAGAGAGTAGTTATGGAAGCAACGCAGGTAAATATCATGTTTTTGATTCTCTATTTACGCTAGGGTTTCACTACCCTTCAAGGGGTAAATTTTTTCGCCAGCAGTTGGAAGAGTTTTTATTATTAACTCGAGAGGAAAAAAGAGATCCTTATTGGTTTATGGGATCTTATGCGGGCGCTATGGGGTACATTCAGTTTATGCCAGATAGTTTTCGGAGTTATGCAGTAGATTTTGATCAGGATGGTAGAAGGGATATTTGGGGAAATTCAACCGATGCTATTGGTAGTGTAGCTAATTTTTTAAAACAAAAGGGAGGATGGCAGGCTGGGACTCCTATTGCGCAAATGATAAATCCAGGCAACGTGGATTATCAGCCATGGCTACATCAAGGGTTGAAGCCTTCTATTCCTCTACAGGATCTAATAAGACAAGGGATTAAAATTCCAGGACTACAACCTACTTTTAAAGATAAATTAGTTGCTGTATTTGAACTTGAGGGGCTAAAACAAACTCAGGTCCTCCTAGGATTTTATAATTTTTATGCGATTACCCGATATAATCCAAGTCTTTTTTACGCTACTGCCGTTTATCAACTTGCAGAGGAGATAAAGCAACAAGTACAGCAGGAATAA
- a CDS encoding septal ring lytic transglycosylase RlpA family protein — protein MKLHRLFLIYCGLLLIATNTAFGKKESPKQKCLGYQEKGVASWYGGKFQGRPTASGEIFDENQMTAAHRTLPFGCYVLVTNLKNDQQVIVKINDRGGFHGERIIDLSRAAAEKIGLNKSGLDPVKVESINLK, from the coding sequence ATGAAATTACATCGTTTATTTTTAATATATTGCGGGCTATTGTTGATAGCAACTAATACTGCTTTTGGTAAAAAAGAATCACCTAAGCAAAAATGTCTAGGGTATCAAGAGAAGGGAGTAGCTTCTTGGTATGGCGGTAAATTTCAAGGTCGCCCTACTGCAAGCGGAGAGATTTTTGATGAAAATCAGATGACTGCAGCTCATCGCACCCTGCCTTTTGGATGCTATGTGTTAGTCACTAATTTAAAAAACGATCAGCAGGTCATTGTTAAAATCAATGATCGGGGAGGATTCCATGGAGAACGAATTATCGATCTCTCCCGTGCTGCAGCCGAAAAAATTGGTTTAAATAAATCTGGATTAGATCCGGTTAAAGTAGAATCTATCAACCTAAAATAA